Proteins encoded in a region of the Oscarella lobularis chromosome 17, ooOscLobu1.1, whole genome shotgun sequence genome:
- the LOC136197319 gene encoding uncharacterized protein — protein MELKRTAFCFVFVFGVAAASASKYQPLSSAVYDLGPLDKCVRLPLELCYTVYGLSNDTIIPQREALRIAQQKTLYTEFQNSHNTSTECEKYLYYILCFVGANEVCIGNGLVKRKLAVPVESISKNLMKLIPCLFPKEFENNKDLFEMQFALFKKMAFEPVRVKETASLTNCTSLDMPLCDENPHGSTVPEYMAEERELMYKRVPAIAPPLFKSAFYRIVCTYPTCTSDGRLQGYLTKDQCVEAFMQCLPEIIKKFVPYARNNFGLTCQLLL, from the exons ATGGAACTGAAGAGGACTGCTTTTTGCTTCGTGTTTGTATTTGGCGTTGCTGCCGCTTCTGCGAGCAAGTATCAGCCTCTCTCTAGCGCAGTCTATGATCTGGGTCCCTTAGACAAGTGCGTTCGACTTCCATTAGAATTATGCTACACAGTGTACGGATTGAGCAATGACACCATTATTCCGCAGCGAGAGGCATTGAGAATAgctcaacagaaaacacttTACACTGAATTTCAAAACAGCCACAATACTTCAACCGAGTGCGAAAAATACCTCTACTACATACTCTGCTTTGTTGGCGCAAATGAAGTGTGCATCGGAAACGGCCTtgtgaaaagaaaactcgCTGTCCCGGTCGAATCGATATCCAAG AACCTCATGAAACTCATCCCCTGCCTTTTCCCAAAGGAATTTGAAAATAATAAAGATTTATTTGAAATGCAGTTTGCCCTATTTAAGAAAATGGCTTTTGAACCAGTAAGAGTAAAGGAGACGGCCTCCCTGACAAACTGCACAAGCCTGGACATGCCGTTGTGCGACGAAAATCCTCACGGGTCGACTGTCCCGGAGTACATGGCAGAAGAACGTGAATTAATGTACAAAAGAGTTCCAGCGATTGCACCGCCTTTGTTCAAAAGCGCATTCTATCGCATTGTTTGCACTTACCCAACATGTACAAGTGATGGCCGATTGCAAGGATATCTAACAAAGGATCAATGTGTGGAAGCTTTTATGCAGTG CCTTCCTGAAATCATAAAGAAATTTGTTCCTTATGCGAGAAATAACTTTGGTCTTACTTGTCAACTCCTCTTATGA
- the LOC136197596 gene encoding ankyrin repeat domain-containing protein 29-like, with protein sequence MAPSPPRVPGFQDPDSRVTPQKLFAEKQVFLERLLASQTAFRREKTSSLPLLSKEIQIQYCSSFVDIRESGKKRRTFAAKLHFTSLQQLKLRNFLLSAGAHVEALDKLGLTPFLCAVFNGTLAVMNVLISWGCDVSAKTNAGNGALALVSSNGHLDIARKLVVMGFSANERHQVGYTSLHWASQQGHARICYFLISSGANIEALEEFEYTPFLCAAYNGNSEVLKILFRRGCNVFAQNSDGCGALALASRSGHLCIARELVDMGCRINEPDKSDYTALHWACAEGHAETVEYLVSAGADTNAKNAFGRTPLLEADFKKQYDVVAALVQILGSQISVQNSSEDNQSEVSETTFQESYVMPEEDKNSFESNCRKSDEDTDEIFQKIYDEALKR encoded by the exons ATGGccccttctcctcctcgag TGCCGGGTTTTCAAGACCCGGATAGTAGGGTGACGCCCCAGAAACTCTTTGCGGAAAAGCAGGTCTTTCTAGAACGCCTACTAGCGTCTCAAACAGCTTTTCGACGGGAAAAGACG AGTTCCTTGCCGCTGTTGTCAAAGGAAATACAAATACAGTATTGCAGTTCATTCGTGGATATCCGGGAAAGTGGAAAGAAGCGACGGACATT CGCGGCGAAACTGCACTTCACCTCTCTCCAACAGTTGAAATTACGgaattttttgctttcagCCGGAGCCCATGTGGAAGCTTTAGACAAA TTGGGAttgacgccttttctttgtgcTGTCTTCAATGGCACATTAGCAGTAATGAACGTTCTTATTAGTTGGGGCTGCGATGTTTCTGCTAAAACAAAC gctgGTAATGGAGCTCTAGCACTTGTAAGTTCAAACGGTCATTTGGATATCGCAAGGAAACTGGTCGTAATGGGATTCAGCGCCAATGAACGTCATCAG GTTGGATATACGTCACTTCATTGGGCTTCTCAGCAAGGACACGCTCGAATTTGTTATTTTCTAATTTCATCAGGCGCTAATATAGAAGCTTTAGAAGAG TTTGAATAtacgccttttctttgtgcCGCCTATAACGGAAATTCAGAGGTActgaaaattctttttcgaCGTGGTTGCAACGTTTTTGCACAAAACAGC GATGGTTGTGGAGCTCTCGCTCTTGCGAGTCGTAGTGGTCATTTGTGTATTGCTAGAGAACTTGTTGACATGGGATGCCGCATCAATGAACCTGATAAG TCTGACTATACGGCACTTCATTGGGCGTGCGCCGAAGGCCACGCTGAAACGGTTGAGTATCTTGTTTCAGCTGGAGCTGATACAAATGCAAAAAATGCC TTTGGCAGAACGCCTCTTCTTGAAGCGGACTTCAAGAAGCAGTACGACGTCGTGGCAGCTCTCGTACAAATTTTGGGTAGCCAAATTTCAGTTCAAAATAGCAGCGAAGACAACCAATCGGAG GTCAGCGAAACGACTTTCCAGGAAAGTTACGTAATGCCAGAAGAAGACAAGAACAGCTTTGAGAGCAATTGCAGAAAATCAGATGAAGATACCgacgaaatttttcaaaagatTTATGACGAGGCTCTAAAACGCTAG